In Besnoitia besnoiti strain Bb-Ger1 chromosome I, whole genome shotgun sequence, the genomic window GACGGCGGCATGTGCATCAGTAGGGCAACTGTGAGGTAGAACGCAGATCGAAAGTGTCTCTTGTGCTTGAAAGAAGTTGCCATACAGGGAATGTGACTTTGCACCTCACAGCGGGCATTCGCTTCGCTCGGCGAGATGTTACGCATGGGAACTCTGAGCAGCTTTTCAAAGTCCTGTCCGTCTACCGGAAGCTTGCGGTTGCCGGTGCCGGTCGATCTCCTGGACAGGCGGGACATGTCAGTTCTAGCACGTCCATGAGATCCTAGGCGCATGAAGCAGTCAATTGCGAAATCTAGCAGCTATCGATACTGACGAATGCCGCGTCCCGTTGTATACCGCCTAACTCCCCCCAGTCATCCTCTTCCTAGTAATGAGAAGGGCCTCAGTGCAGACTGAAGCTGCCAACACAAAGTAGCAAATTCTCCCTGACCGACACGGGTCAGGGCATCCTCGCTGGTGATACCCGGAGCGCGGTGAACATGCCCGTAGGCGTCCGCTTTTCGGTTAAATGTCGCACCCTCCACGCTTCGTTGTGCAGTTGCAGTCGTTGTGTCCCCGTTTACCGAAGAGCATCACGCTAGAACTAGTTCTTCATGGCACTTGGGGAGCTTCGGGAAAAGGAAACGTAGAAAACGTTTGTGAACTGGCTTTCCCGAACGATTCCTGGTGTGGTGGCCGTTGTTCCACGAACTGAGATGCTGTGGTGTGGACTGTAACAGCGTCCCTTTGTAGGATCGTCGGGCCTCTCCCATATATACTTGACTTCACAGAGATGTCTTCTGCATAGCGCATCTGTAGACCCGGCTTCTCAGCCGTGGGGATAAATACTTGGCCTAACGAAACGTGTTCAGTaacagggagaggaggcatcAGAACTTCCAGATTAAGTCGCTGGCGGCTTTCATATTATCGTAATATCGAAATTCCCCTAAGAGGCCCATAAAGACCATGGTATACAGCCAGGGCTGAAGTTGCCCTCGTTGGCACTGTgagcgacgcggaagtcGCAGAATCCATGGTGAGACTTCGTGCGCCCTGTCTCTGCATGACGCTGATCGATACCTTCCATCCTACAGAAGCGGTGTGGATCAAGTCTGTCGTGTCTTATTAGCGTGTGGACTCAGTGCCTTTGACCAATCGATACAAGGCAGAAGTCTGTCCCCCCAGTGTGCAAAAGAGCCGGCCTTCATCAGCGGAACAAAGTCGCAGACTGACTCGGTCGGCTCTCATCAGCCCTTTGGCATTGAAACTCTAAATTTTTTCGCATTGTACGGCACAATAGTACGTATAGAGACTAGGCATACGAGCAAGCACGAGATGTGCTTTCGGGGCTGAATGCCTTGGTTTTCCATGCGTTGGCATTCTCCAGGGGGTCTGCTGctgtttgtgtgtgtgtgtcttgCCATACCCGGTGACGGAAGCATCGAGCTACCATCGCGCACAGATAACAGCTACCAATGACCCATCTGAGTGTGAACGAACTAGTTCTGTAGAAGAAAGAGGGATTTTGGTGTCTTCGTCCGGAGATCCCAGAAGAGCAAGGGGTGgcacgacgaagaggagaaaggaAAAGCAAGCGATTCAACGCGTGCGCCGTTCGGCTGCGAGAGGAACCTGGCGCCGctgggcgccttcgcctcagcACTGCTTTTCGCAAAGAGGCGGCCATTGCTGTGTTGGCGTTTCCGGGAAACATCTCCTTTATCTGTGTTCCAGATaagtctctctcgcagcaGTTCTGTTTTCTGGCGTCCATCCGCGTTCCAAGCATAGCGCGCGTGCTGGGCTTTGTCGAGCGGGATGATTCTTTCGGCTGAATGCTGCTCGCCAGCCACGTATGTGTATTATCGGTCGCTTCTGCCTAGACTCTCACATCTTCGAATGAGTCCCCtgtccttcgcgcgccttcgcgcaggCGGTGGTGGTGAGACTTTCTCCTCGTACAACTTTCTTTGTCGTAGCCAGCTGCGGTCTTTTCCGGCGAGAAGCATCTTCCGGGGGGGTCGTCgctcgcatgcgcctccGTCTGGGTGTGCAGGGTCTTTTCTGTCGTTTTCAAAGAGCGCGACTAGTCTGGAGAAGCCTTTCGCCGCTCAGCTGAGGCTGCCTCCCGAGTCTTCATCGTCTTACCTctcgttttctgcgtcgcctgcggctaGTTCCTGGTGGCTGGATGCCTTCTCCGCCATCCTCGGTCTGCTGACGCTGTCTCGGCGAGGCCTTTGCTTCAGCGGTCGACGGCCCGTCCCATCCGGCACCTCGGTCGGCCGTCTGAGCGCGTGTGCTCCGTCACTTCCTGCGCAGACTGCATCCGCGACCCCGCTCTCGAGAGTAGACGGCATCCGTCTGGGAAGGGAACCCCCGCTCTCGGCCTGTCTCTACTATTCAACGAGCATGGGGCAAGATGGCGGGgaacgacgcgccgcagcgccgtcggcggcggagaaacTCGCTCAACTGCGGCAGCTGATGAAAGACCGCGGCCTGGACGCCTTTATCGTCtacagcggcgacgcgcacggCAGCGAGATCCCTGCGCCGTGCGACGAAAGGCGCCAGTTCCTGACTGGCTTCGACGGGAGCAGCGGCGTGGCGGTTGTCACTgcggacgaggcgctgctgtggACCGATGGAAGGTATTTCGTTCAAGCCGAGCGGCAGCTCGATCCGTCCCTGTGGAGACTCATGAAGCAAAACACGCCAGGCACCCCGAAAGTGCAGGACTGGCTCTTCAATAACCCCAAAGGTGCGTCTGTGGAGACTCGCACACACGGCCGATAATGCGCAGGAACTTCGACTCGTTTAAGGCACTGAGAGGACCCCTCTGGGTCATTTGCATGCAGCATGCAGGCCCCAGACGCTCTGTCTTTGTAGGAAAGCGTCCTGGGTTTCTGActtgcagcggcggcggtcgaACGTTGTCCTTCCTCATTCTTTTTCCCTAGTCTACCCTCACGGCGTCTGTCAGGGCGTGTCCTTCGCcccttatatatatatttgcacaGCCTTATGGGGTGTCTGAGTAGATATGGTTCTTTACCAGCAGACACGCCCCCAGACGtgccgagaagaagacatCTACGTTGTGTGACGGTGTGCTCCCTCCTTGCATCTCACGCGTGTCTCCTTCTGCTAGATGATATGTGATCCGAAGCTGCCAGCACCCAACGCGGCTTGACGAAGGAAGAGCTGGTTTCGAGTTGTTTTCCTCCACTTACCGTTCTCGTGGCTCTACTGCCCTCCGCTTCAGTTCAGAGAGTCGGGGCGTGCCCAGGGGTCGCTGCCAGCGGTGCGAGCACCATGTTCTTTGCCATGGAATTTAGAGAGCGAAAGTCTCCGCGAGAGGGGAGAGCGTGACGGTGCGATGTGCGTTCAGTCAAGCGTCTGGGCGTCGAAGGCAAGTATACGCCGATCTCGGAGTaccggcagctgctgcatgtcGGCTTTTCCCGTCCCTCGTCCTCGGCCACTCAcgctctccgcgccagcggcgaccacgccggcgccgtgAAGACTGAAGGCAGCTGCAGTGCGAAAGATGCGACGAACTCGAAAGAAATCGTCATCGTATCAGACAACCTAGTCGACCAGGTCTGGGGTGCAtcccgcccgcctgcgccaaCGGCAGATATTCTAGTTCACCCGATTGCATTCTCAGGTACAGATGAGCTGCTGGGCGGTCGCCAGATGTTTAGGTCCTGCTCTTTCGAGGCAACTCcattcggcggcgcgctgggtCTGCGTCAGCGATCTTCTGAAGGAGTTTCGATTGTCACAGAAGCCTAGGaacggcgcgaggcgtctcGTCGCGGTGGCTCGGATGCTCCCGAAAGAATCTCCAGGCACTCTGCATTCTCGGTGGCGTTGCGTGAACAGCGTCGTCTTGGGATCATggaaggcgcgcacgcgctttCAGCAAATCAGGGGAAGATGTGTTTTGCAAAGGTActtgcttcttctcgctgccaGCCACAACTGGGATCccgtcgcttcctctctgtgAGACCAGCGCGCTCCAGCCGAGAGCGTGCATCCGCGCGGCTTTCAGTCCCTCTagctgcgcgtgctgcgaTGCACTTCACCTCCCTGCACGGTATGTTCAGGCAGCTGTCGTTTTGTGGTTCCTGCAGGTGCCTCGACGCGGCAAAAGGCGGTACAGATCGTTCAACAAATGAGGACGTCTCGCTGCGACGTGCTCCTGCTTTCGGTGAGACGCGtacagggagagagagattcTGCCGCGACGTCAACACCTGTTCGTAGGCTTCAGTGCGAGGGTGGAGGCGATTCATTTGCGCGTGCCCTCTACGACTCCGCGAGCGTGCAGCGTCTGTCAGTCCCGCGTGTCtttcgcgagctgcgcggtgACCGAAAGGGGTCGTGCCTTTTTTCGTGGAGACCATCACACCGCTCGCTCTGTCGGGTGCAGAATCCCGAAACCCATGTTTCTTTCCGGGTGTGTGTTGAGTTTGCCTAAGAAGCCAATCGCGTCCTAACACTCGTCTGAGAGCGCCTTCAAGCAGTCACACGCCTCGTGCGTACTCAGCAGTGGCCACCGAAGCTTAGGGTCTAGGgtttcgtctgcctccgcccctTCTGTCACGCGTTTTGTTGAAGGTGGTCTGTGCGTGCGCTGCCTGTCTGGTatgcctgcgcggcttcacAGGCCCTGGACGACGTCGCTTGGTTTCTGAATCTGCGTGGCTCCGATGTCCCCTGCTCgcccgtcttcctctcgtACTGCTTGCTCGTTGATTCGGCCCcagacgcgcccgcagaagtcgagggcggcgaaaAGGCGACGCaagacgacgccgccgccccgctgaTCATGTACGTCCAGGGgactgcggctcgccgccccgGTTTCCACGAGCTGTCCCGCCGGGCAGCTTGAGTGGGGTGTGACTGTGagccgccgcatgcagtgAGGCCGCAGCTGGTATTCCAAAGGCGCCGAAGAGTAGTAGGCGTCTCATTAGAAGAAAAACGTCGACTGCAGTGTGCGGCTGACCTTTTGTCCGCCCTCTAGCAGAGCGGCCGATGAGCAGAGGTAGACGGGCAAGAATACAGAAATCAAGGTAGTTGGCTTCGATAACATGCCATCTCAACAGAAAGTGCGCAAGATACGCAAGCTAGCTCTGCAGGCCTCTCTACTGCTCTGCGCACATGTGAGACCGCTGCACCGCCCCCCTCTTCTCACGGGGATGCCGGGCGGGCGACGTAAGGATCCCTGCGGTCGCTCGCGGATGCGGCTAGGCGCGCATTTCCTTTCCCGCGGGCTCGACTTCGCTGCTTGCTCTTTGAAATGTAGCTTCTGCGCACATTTGTGCGTGTATCTAGCTGCTTGGTTGAAGCAGCTAAGCACGTCTTCCGGACATCGCGAAGCAAAACTCGCGCTCGTGGCgctgtctgtgtctctccAGCCTGTACTTGAACGAGGCACGCATCAAAGGCGAcgtcgcggaggagctggcgaaggcgcaggtgCGCGTCCGTCCCTACGAGAGCGTGCGCACCGACTTGAGACACGTTCTGCGAGACAAGAAGTCGTTCATCGAGTTTATTTTAAAATCGAAGGATCTCCCCGATGAACAGAAAGGTCTCCAAGAGTCCACACAGCCGTCAAGCGCGCCGAAAGGCAGCGACACCTGCTTAGACGCCCCCGGGAAAGGCGCGCAGATGCTGTGGCTCGACCCCACAGTCAACGTCTCCGTGTATGCGACGGCCAACGAATGTGATGCCCGCACCACGCTAACAGTGACGCCGGCTGCCACGAACAAGGTGCGTCTTCTAGGTGACTGCCTGGAACTCCAGAGGGGCTCTCCACGTCCAACTCAGGCTAACAGTTGAGTTGAATCTGTGGAACTTGGCGAACAAGGCTCTTCTGTTCGCGTAGTGAAatcgaagaaagagaagcagcCTAGACCCAGTGGAGTTCTAGTAGCTGTCTTCGTGTGCCTGCAGTGTCGCTCGCCAACTGACATGTGCGTCCTGAAGCACACATCAGCCATCTCGCCCCCTGTTTTCGGCGCCTGTGCGTGTATTCCCGCGGCACGCCTCATCTTGTACGCAGAGTAGCCCAGACGCCAACCCGGCTGTCCGTACATGGCGTTCCGTTATTTGTGCCTAGGTGCTGAGGCACGATTTGCGCTCGCGTTACCCGCGGGAGTGCGAGGCACTCGCGTCTCGCCAGATGAATCGCGGTCGGTCGGCTCACACAGGGATGTGCGCTCGGCGTGAGCGCGTGTGCTGCGGCTGTCGAAGGGCCGCAAATgttgtgtctctctccctggcatcgccaggcgcctcgcgtctttcTGTTATCCTCGCCTACGCATCGTCGGCGAGAGGTGTGCTCGTGCATCATCTGTGCAGGCAGTGAAGAACGCAGCGGAACTGGAGGGGATGAAGGAGGCGCATTTTCAAGACGGCGTGGCGCTTGCCAAGTTCTTCACCTGGCTGGAGCAGTATGCGGAGCAGCAGCCCCGCGAGCCCTTCACTGAATGGGAAGTGGCTCAGGTCGTTGACAGCTTTCGAGCTCTCTCTGTAAGTCGTTGCGATCTGTTTGGCGAGTCAGAACATTCGCGAGATACAGTCTTGCCTTGCTTGGCGGCCAAAGTCTTTGCATCTGCGCGCTTATCGCCCTCTGAATACAGGGCATTTTCGAGTCTTGCTGCTCTCTCAGCCCTGCCTGTGGCGCGCGCTGTGGGTCCTTTCGGTATGCGTCCTCCTTCAGCCCTCCTTCCGGGGGATCTCTTTCTCTACCATCGCCTCTGCTGACGCGAACGCAGCCATCGTCCACTACCGGTAGGCCCTGTTTGCAGGAGAAACGAAGGCCTTAGAGGCATCCGCGTAGCTGGTCAGTCTGGGCCTGAGatcgcagaagacgacgacccAGTGCTGCTTTCAGACTGCGGGAGGGACGTTGCGTGAAGCGCGGGTTGTTGGGACTGCGTGTCAGGGGTTGCATAGGCGTGCCACCGGTCTCTTCAGTGTCGTCTATTTGCAGCCTTGTTGGATTCGCTAGCTGTGAGCTGCAtgtcgcggctgctgggTGTCTCTGTTTCTCTCGGCCAGGCCTTCCCAAGAGCACAGCGCTCCAGTCACCTCCTCCTGTCTGTTTCTCCTCGACAGTGGAGGTCACTACGCCGTTGGCGGAACGACAGATGTCACTCGAACCGTCCACACAGGGACTCCGAGCGAAGAGCAGAGACGCTACTTCACGCTCGTTCTCAAGGTGGGGcaagcgctgcggcgcgcagcagagagcgggGACAGACGCCGAAAAGCCAGGTCGCGCCGGAAACTCCGAATGGGGTTCAACACAGATACGTGCAAAAGATGTGTATTGACATGCGCGTGTCTACAGCACGTTTACAGCCACACAGACGTTCACAGATCTCCAGCGGTTTTTCTCGAGCGGTCGCGCTGGGGCAGGGGCAGGCCCCGCCCCCATTGGCACGTCTGAGATCCCAACCGAGTCATCGGCTTCGCTGTTGCGGCCCGACAGTCGTTACCTGGTGCTGGAGTGCGCCTTGACGCAAGGTTGGCTGATTACCTCTGTTCGCCATTTTTGCAGGGTTTAATCGGCGTCTCTAGGCAGGCGTTCCCGCAGGGCACTCGCGGGCCGCAGCTCGACATCCTGGCGCGGCAGCACTTGTGGGCGTCTGGCTTGGACTACCGGCATggtgaggaagcagagactcGATGGGCGTCTGACACCTGTCCTCTCACGACTCTCCCTCCAACACGCAGGCTGGTGATGTCGCAGTGCAAATGTGCTACAAGAGAGCGTATATGCGCTGCCTTTCGCGGGGGCACGAAAAGGAGCGCAGCGAGGTTACTTGCAGCTGTTGGGCAATCGCTGTGGCAGCCGCGCTCTTGCCTCCGGGTACTGCGATTCGCACTGTCGTGGCGAAGCGATACAGACTGTGTGTCTATGCTGCTTGAGGGCTTACATCTGTGTTTGACACCGAATTCTACAGAGTCTGAAGGCGGTGTCTGGCAGCGGTTTTCCGCGTCCGATTAAatccgcgcaggcgcctttgTCCGGTGTGGGTGTTTTCAGGAACGGGCCACGGCGTCGGGAGCTATTTGAACGTGCATGAGGGACCAATCGGAATTTCTCCTCGCCTGATCGTACGTCATCAAACGGGCGAAATCAAATCGCCAGGCTGTTCTGGCTCGCGCACTTGTGATGAAGCAGTTTACCTTTGCTGTCACTCTGATCTCACTGTAGTGGGTGGGCTCCCACATTCGCCTACCGAACCTCAGCTGCAGTGAGAGAAAAGCCTACACCAAAATCGCTGTGGTTGAAGGAGACTGGGCTCCTGCGTGAGGGGTTGCCACGCGCGATCTTCTGAAGTCACTAGCGCCGTCAGCCGCATTAACTCCCCCGAATCTGTGAAACGCAGTGCAACCAGGTTTCCTGCTACTCAGCCTCGCGTCTAAAGGTCAACTGGGAGGAACCATGAATCGTTCTTTTGTTTCGTGTGGTGCGTTTCGGACCCAGTGTCAAGCAGGCGAAACTGAGCTGGCGGAGGGGAATGTGCTGTCAGTGGAGCCCGGATTCTATGAAAAAGACAATCTCGGAATCCGCATTGAGAATCTGGTCTACATCGAAAAGTAGGTTCGGAGTGTGCGGGGGTCCAACACGAACGCAGTCGTGGGAGCCCAAGTGGTATTCAGAGCGCTTCGCTGAAGTCCAGCTTCGAGGAATAGTACAAGGTTGCAGTAGAAAGAAAGTACCGTTGTTCGGACAACTCTGCAGCGTCAGGGAAAGCGGAGGGGGCGGCAAAATACGCACCAAGGAGCGAGCAGCATTTATGGTCCGGAGGGCGCCTGAGCACTCGCTTGTGCCTTCAGAGCCACGCTGGCCGGAAACTTCGAGGGCATGAAGTTTCTCCGCTTTCAGCAGCTGACTGCCGTTCCCATTCAGAAAAAACTCATTCTACCTTCTCTGCTTACCAATGAGGTAAGAATGTGCCCTCTCGCTTGTAGTCGTCACCAAAACTGATGACAGCTCCTGTGGGCGCAATATGCAGCCTCTCTCTTTGTGCTGGTAAGCTTGAACGCTGCGCAGTACCGTGTGCTGCGGGGAAGTCTTTAAGTAACATGGAAGTCTTCAGCTAGCTTGTGATGGCAACGCACAGCCCAGCGGACTGGGGCCGTTCGTTGCGTGAACATGCTCAGCAGTTGCCGCGCCTGGACGCAGGACGCAAGTAGCGTGCCCCTCCTCTCTAGGTAACCGATAGTTTCGCCTCCCCTGGATTGTTTTCTCCGTATCGCGGCCGGGTGCGCAATTTCTCTCCAGGAAATCCAGTGGCTGAACGACTATCACCGTTGGGTATGGACGCAAGTGGCCCCCCGCCTTGAAAtggaagccgcgcagagcgaagTAGTTTCTTCAGTTCGTCTTGATGGGACCCGAACCGTCTCGGTCCCCGCTCCGGAGGAAACCCTAAGGTGGCTCGAATCGGCCACAGCTGCCATGCCTCTGCACGCCACTCGATTCTGAATGCTTAAGGCCGACCTTAACTGGTCAGTTGTGTCTTGTTAGTAAGAGTTCGTTTTGTCTGGGCAGGGATGGATGCGGCAAATATCGGTGCCAGGCAGCGGCTCGGTGTCCGGGCTCTCTGGGGGAAGTATAACTCCTGTCGTGTGGGCACAAGTAAACGTGCCTGTTGGCCAGTCAGTGTCACGAGAGTAAGAGGAATTTTGTGCAAGAGGTGACTGCATATCTTGTTTGAAATATGCGCAACTCCTGCACCCCCGATCCGACATCAAAAACTGTGCTTGTGGCTGTGGAGTAATCCCATGAAGCGCATCGAATGCCTCCAGTAGGCTGTTCCATATTGCCGTACGTAGAGTGCCCCAACTCATTATTTTAGAAAGTACAACGGAATGTCAGTGGCAAAAGGCAAGGGCAGGTGCCACTGTCCTCGTGCTTGCACGTGGCAGGAAGCGAGCAAATAGTGAGTCACGCGGGACCTCGCTAGGCAAGTTGTTTTTAGTGAGTCACGCGGGACCCCTCTAGGCAAGTTGTTTTTCTGATAGACTCACTGTGTGTTCGCACGCACGTCGTTGTGGAGGATCCCCTCGTATGTTTCACACTTTCATGATCGTGGATTGCTGGTCCTCCAGGGCGCTAGCGTAGGTACCTCGGTAGCATCACATGTGTAGCAAAAGGCTCGTTTTCTTGCGATAAGCTGAAACCAGAGTGGTCGATGCGGCATCGTCCACGCAAGCATAAGTCAGCAAAGCGGCGTTGCCAGATCACGACCGGGGTACTGAACTCGACCCTCTGGTGCTAAACAACTCATCTGTCCAAACCAGGAATCGAACCTGGGTTTACACGGCCACAACGTGTTGTCCTAACCTCTAGACGATTCGGACCGGCCGCGGTCGCACAGAAAGTAGGGAAACGCTATTCCACAAAAAAAGAGCATGAAAAGGATTTGGTTCTTCGAAGTCCGTATCAATCCCCTTATATTCCTCACGCAGATGGCAGATATGTTTCCGTTCTACTTCTGCACACAGTGGTCGAGCGCAGCCTCAACAGTGGTGTCGCATGGAAGCAGCTTTGCGCTCACGTGCCACAGCGACTGCATCAACGTTTTTTATATCTAACAGAGTGATCAAGTTTCCCCTTGTCCTCTCTGTTGGATGGCGCGGCAACGGATCGAAGAGTAGCATCTCAAATGTATCGTCAGAAATCCGACACAGGCACTCCTCACCCACGTCACTCTGGGACTGGCACCGTAATACATGATACATAAACTGGCAAGCGTAAACACGTTGCTGGCGAAGGGGCTGCGTGTGTGAGAAACGATTGTTCCTTTCATCAATCGAGTCTTGCAGTGCAAATACGTTTTCGGCGAGTGTGCTTCAACTCACCCAGTGACGGGCTCACATTTAAGCTTGCCCAAGCCCGTCCATACACATACGTACGCATATGACAGACAACGCGAAAATAGTAAATTACACCTGTCGTCCATTTTTCCGAGACTATGCTTGCTCAGTGAAGCTGGCTGAAACTTGTTCTTCACCGTCCGGTCTGCAGACTTCTGGCAGCATATACTGGGCGAAGTCCATGCGGGGATTGGTCCTGTGCACCCGTTTAGGCTGTGCAAGCTTTGCTGCCATAAAATACGGCAGGGGGTTGGGGCCTCTTCTCCGTGATTCTTACATCCGCCGCTCCGCAGTTCTCAGAGTATCGTAGACCCATTTTTCCAGGAGGGGGCCGAGAGTTGTTGCTGTAGTCTGGCTATCTCTCTGGAGTTGTCTGTGTACgaggagccgctgcagctgtcgATCGCGGCGCCTACCAGCGATACTTCAATCTACAAACAGTCTCGCGGAACAACGTCGCGTCCCCAGTAAGCCGTTCATGTTCAAAACTCGGCAAAGGCTGCTTGCAGAAATCACGTCATTGAGCTGGCTGTGTAGGTGCCGGCAGGTACTTACGACAGGAAGGCAAACAGACAAGACGGTCAGTCAGGAGCCACTGCGAATAGTGGGTCGCGTATTCGTCGGAAATGAGTGACAACGTATATGTTCAAGTGAGAGCTGTCCACGGGCAGTCGCTATCTTTAGCGATGGCCATACGGGCCAGTGGTCAGAGTACTAATCAACCTGGGGAAAGGATGACTACACACACACGACCTTGGTGAAAGTAAAGATGGGGATGAGGACGGCCCAGCGATCCCGCTCATCGGGTAAGCCATCGTTCTTTCTTCCCACTATCGTGTCCCCCAGGGTTATTGCAGTGCTCGAATTCATCCTGAAGGACTTGAACGGTTGGCTCACGGGGGAAGGTGAGGTTGCATACAGAGGTCGAGGTCTAGGGCGCTTCGTCAGCGAACAGTCTCCCCAGCTGTGTTTCAACTTGTAAAGATTCGGTAGATGTCTTCGCGACGCGCCCGATTAAAGCCAAAAGTGTGCAAGTCCTTGCAAATACCCTGGGCCATGAACGTTCACAATATCCATAAAAGAAATTACCCCTTGGAAAATGCCTCTCGGTTCTGCATTCTTCATGAGATACTTGAAGGATATCTCTCGAAAATCGCGAACAGTCCGAGATGTTTCGCTAGTGGGAACGTCGACTCTTGGTCGCTTCTTTTATCAATACGTCTGAAGCCTCGCGAAGATAAAGCAGACCTCCAGTGCGGAGGAACCTCTGTTCTGAGACATGATTGCATCCATTCGAACCTGCCTATTTGATAAGTAGCGGGATACCTTCTCGTTTCCACCACTCTGACCGCTGGCAACATTTGCAGTACCTCTCCTATCACACATTTCTGTCTAGCGCGGTCAAAGTCATCCTCGAGTGTCCATCCGTACGAGCATTCCAGAAGTCCCAGACGTAGAATACGCAGCTTGTTTGCGGCTCGCGTACACACCTTTGCCAGCGACAGAAGCCACTCTCCATAGCTCTGTCGACCCCGGCATGCTTCGGCGGGTTGGATGTCGAGGCCAACAATGTTACATCCAGGCAATATGATTATTTCCGAGAGCAGCGCGACCCATCGTCGGTCCAGCGGGTGTGGGATTTGTAGCACGAAAGGCCGACCCGGCTTTCCCACACGTTCTAGCAGGCTGATCACGGTCTTGCCGTTCTCCCGGTCTCGAGCGCAGTGCCAGATATCTGTCAGCTCTATTGTAGGCAGTCCAGTGGCGTCGCCAACTCCAATGAGATCCTTGTATagcagaaggcgcgctgTGTGCGTGGAGCTCAAGTGCCCCCACACCTTACAGTCACTGAGATCGAAACTCATGCTCAGCGGAGGTGCCTCAAATGTTACCCGCTCGAGCCCGAtgccgctggcgccctcCAGACAGGAAATTCTTCGTGTCGTTTCCGCTGGCTCGGCTTGGGCTGGATCAAACACGCCTGACACGTTTGGGGACAGCAGCACTCTTCCTTCCAGTGTGCACGTGCATCCAGGAAACAGCGTCTCAATCTGCTTCGGAGTGTAAACTACGTCTTCAACTACTCCCTCACTCCAAGTGAGGCAGAATCGTTCAAAACGGCATCCACGTTGTCCCCCACCACCCccgagaggaagagggcgACCGACGGAGGGCTGCTGTTGTTCTTGCAGCAGCTCAGTGAGTCTCAAAGATGTCCGTGGATGCTGTGCCGTCTCCACGTGAATGTGGCGAAGTTTCGGAGCATGCTGAGGGTTCTCGGTTGCGAGTCGCCGAAGAATACCGCTCACGCCATCGCCGCCGCAATGTGAGAGACTGAGAAAACGTAGCTTTGGCATGACTGCGAGGAACGCCATTGTATCATCCTCGAGCCCTCTCCCATCCGTTAACCACAGCTCCTCACAAGCCGGGAAGTAGCATCCACGCAGCAAACCGCACACCAGATGCCTATCCGTGCTAATGCTGGATGCACGGCTGCTAAAGAAAAGACGTTTCAGCGAAGGGAAGACAAGGGGGACGTCAGAACTTTGGTCGTCATCTCTCAGGCTCTCGTAGTCGACGTTGAAGAGCCACTCGAGGAATTCCAGTGTTCGCAGTGAAGGAGCTACAAGTGTTAGCAATTGTTTTAGAAGACGAAGGCAAAGAA contains:
- a CDS encoding creatinase domain-containing protein (encoded by transcript BESB_002300), with amino-acid sequence MSPLSFARLRAGGGGETFSSYNFLCRSQLRSFPARSIFRGGRRSHAPPSGCAGSFLSFSKSATSLEKPFAAQLRLPPESSSSYLSFSASPAASSWWLDAFSAILGLLTLSRRGLCFSGRRPVPSGTSVGRLSACAPSLPAQTASATPLSRVDGIRLGREPPLSACLYYSTSMGQDGGERRAAAPSAAEKLAQLRQLMKDRGLDAFIVYSGDAHGSEIPAPCDERRQFLTGFDGSSGVAVVTADEALLWTDGRYFVQAERQLDPSLWRLMKQNTPGTPKVQDWLFNNPKVKRLGVEGKYTPISEYRQLLHVGFSRPSSSATHALRASGDHAGAVKTEGSCSAKDATNSKEIVIVSDNLVDQVWGASRPPAPTADILVHPIAFSGASTRQKAVQIVQQMRTSRCDVLLLSALDDVAWFLNLRGSDVPCSPVFLSYCLLVDSAPDAPAEVEGGEKATQDDAAAPLIILYLNEARIKGDVAEELAKAQVRVRPYESVRTDLRHVLRDKKSFIEFILKSKDLPDEQKGLQESTQPSSAPKGSDTCLDAPGKGAQMLWLDPTVNVSVYATANECDARTTLTVTPAATNKAVKNAAELEGMKEAHFQDGVALAKFFTWLEQYAEQQPREPFTEWEVAQVVDSFRALSPSFRGISFSTIASADANAAIVHYRPSQEHSAPVTSSCLFLLDSGGHYAVGGTTDVTRTVHTGTPSEEQRRYFTLVLKGLIGVSRQAFPQGTRGPQLDILARQHLWASGLDYRHGTGHGVGSYLNVHEGPIGISPRLICQAGETELAEGNVLSVEPGFYEKDNLGIRIENLVYIEKATLAGNFEGMKFLRFQQLTAVPIQKKLILPSLLTNEEIQWLNDYHRWVWTQVAPRLEMEAAQSEVVSSVRLDGTRTVSVPAPEETLRWLESATAAMPLHATRF